In Salvelinus alpinus chromosome 36, SLU_Salpinus.1, whole genome shotgun sequence, the genomic stretch ATGAAGATACAAATACAAAGTcactacaatacatactgtattctcagAGCTGTGTCCCAATGTGGCCCATGTTAGCACATTGAGTGTTGACCTCATCTGCGTAGTTTTTCCATATGCTTTGACGTGATGTCTTTGGGGATTATACTTGTTGTGAAGGTGTTATTTGCTCTTATTTGCCGATGTCCTTGAGTGCTGGTCCACTGCCCACTGTCCCATTCTCTACATAGACTGTGTTAAAACAGGATTCTGCTCTGGCTGCTTCTCCTGTCTGGGGCCAATGTTGACACTGGATGTAGTATCCATTAAATCTTGACTATCTGAGCTTTAATCCTCAACAGGTCTGGGGTTTTGGCCACTGCTGGGCATCTTTATCTCAGTGTCCACCCCAAACTAAGTCCTCACAAGGGAAATTCTTGTTTTTAAGAGGATCCTGTCCTATTTTAAGATGAGTAAGTAATCACATTAGTCATTCAAATTAAAATGTTTGCCTGTTAAAAACTCTTGTCTTATTTCTGCCTGTTCTCtccataatcaaatcaaagtttatttgtcacgtgtgccgaatacaacaggtgtagaccttacagtgaaatggttacttttacaggctctaaccaatagtgcgaaaaaaaaagtgtgtgcgtgtgtagagatgagtaaagaaataaaacaacagtaaaaagacatttgaaaataagagtagcaaggctatttacagacaccggttagtcaggcttattgaggtagtatgtacatgtaggtatggttaaagtgactatgcatatatgatgaacagagagtagcagtagcgtaaaaagacgggttggcgggtggtgggacataatgcagatagcccgtttagccaatgtgcgggagcactggttggtcgggccaattgaggtagtatgtacatgaatgtatagttaaagtgactatgcatatacgataaacagagagtagcagcagagtaaaagaggggttggggggggcacaccatgcaaatagtccgggtaaccatttggttacctgttcaggagtcttatggcttgggggtaaaaactgttgagaagccttgtCCTGGGCTTGGCAGTCCGgtgccgcttgccatgcggtagtagagagaacagtctatgactgaggtggctggggtctttgaaaatttttagggccttcctctgacaccgcctggtgtagaggtcctagatggcaaggcaactttgccccagtgatgtactgggccgtacgcactaccctctgaagtgccttgcggtcggaggccgagaaattgccgtaccaggtagtgatgcaaccggtcaggatgctctcgatgttgcagggGTAGAACCCCTGAAattcaggacccatgccaaatcccaCTACTTGTTAGCTATCCTACTACCTCTGTCATTGGTCATTTTTCCCCCATCCCCTCCTCGGAACATTTTGTCCTTGTAATTGGAATGACTCATTTCATCCCCCTGACATACATTAAAGTGCCACGGCAGAAGCACACAGTACCTGATTAATAGGGGCAGATTAAAACTCCACGTTCCCAGCCCCTTCCCCCCCTTGCTAGCTCTGGAATAATCACCTGTGCCCTGAAGAGTATAAAAAACTAAAACAGTGGAGGATTGGAGCAGAGGACTACACTCATGTCCCGACCTCACCTGATGCTAGTGAGAGACCTTGGAGGAGGATGAGGCTGCCGGTGGCACCCCTCTCCCCCGTCTCCTCCCTATACCCCCTCCCACCGCCCCAGTAGCTGCAGATGAATTGGTAATCCGCTGGCCCCTCACTCAGGCCCTATCTAAAGAGCCAATCCATCCTCCCCCCTGACACTGATGGGTTGCCTCTCCTGGCAATTGGGCCCAGATGGATGCTGAGATATTGCCGGCAAGTACAAGAGAGCTTTGGCTCTACTCTAACCTGCATAGCTACACAgggctgtgtgggtgtgttttgaAGTGGGATACTAGTGGTGTGTTGTAGTGGGGTGAGTAGTGAAGCAATGTGTGTTCTGAACGTCACCCCGTGTGAGTGTGATGAAAGCTGAGGAGTGGGCCATGGAGTGCGTCTGTGACTGATTCCCGGTTTAATGGCCTGTTTGGGAAGGTGAGGAGATGGGGTGAGGGGGGGCAGGCAGGACTCTGAGCCTTTAACAAGACTGGCATCCATGCTTAAAGCTCTCATTTAGTAACGCCCAGTTCAACAGCCAGAGAGGCAGTCGCACCAATCAATTTGGGGATGGCCTTTGCGCAAACAGTATGAGGTGGAGACACTGATGCCTTTTGTACCACCCAGCCTCCAACCTCTGCTGACTTTGGGTTGGATGAGAGAGCCTTCACATACTCTGTATAATCCATAGTATAGCATTCCTATAGGCTGTAGTCTTTGCCTGTGGGATAGTTTCTGGATCAGGTAACTGGAAGGCAATATCTTACTAAGTGGTTTCAGTATTATCCTCATGAGGCATAAAGCCTCCTGCCCTTTGATGGGGGGAGTTTAGTTCATAACTAGATGGACTGCATATTGTTTCTGCAGTCAGCTGACTGATGctggcttgtgtttctacctggatGGCCATGCTCGGGCATTAGCAgcatggaggacagaggaggaagcTGACTTATGTGTCCGTCCTGGCCAGCTCAGCACTTTTCCCACAGCCCATTAGGGCCTAAATGATCTTGCCTTGTCAACATTAATCGCTTTCAGATTAGCAATGGTAGAAGGCTTGCCCTTTAAAAGGTATTTTTTAAAACAGTGGTGCTATAATGAAAGGTAGGGGTGGATTAGGGGAGGGCTACATAAAGGGATCATTCCAGAAGTTTGGCCCTAATCTGACCTCTGGGATGTTGCAATATCTGGACCCATCAAAAGCATTCAGGGATTAAGCAGTGTGTAGCTTTGCCTAGTTGGCATGCACCGGATCATAATTTGGCATCAGAAATATGCAATAATGTGAACCCGGTGACCCGAAGTCGAATGTcataaaaatgtatatttattaTCTGTATCCTTAAATGCCTCGTCTGTCAGTTCTTTACTCGGCTAACCCTATTACAGTTGTCATGAGATGATGTAGGTGTATCATAGATTTGGCCAATATTTAGCTTACAATTTAATTCACTTTTTACATTAAATATGATACTTTACTCTGAGAATTTGTGTGTTTTAGTTTGCATACAACTAAGTAAAATATGGGTTTGATTTTGTCTACATTGTCAAATTAAAGGAAATTTGAGCTTTATTTTACCGTAAAAGCTTCCCTTTCAACTCTCCTAGTAGATAGCCTCAAGGGAGCCTTGATTTAAACTGCATGAGGCTATAACAGTCCCTCTGTGGGAGCTGATGTTACCTTTTGAAATGtcgtacacacacactacttgtTTGTTTTGGTGTTGTCACATCACTTAACTCCAGTACCCGCTGTTTTTCTGTGTGTCTTTCAGCTTTCACCATGATGATTATCCTGGCTCTGATCCGTATTGGTAAAGGCCGGGGCGAAGGCCACCCCCGTATAGCCCAGATCTCTGGAGTGCCAAACCTGTTTGGAGTGTGTGTCTACTCCTTCATGTGCCAGCACTCCCTGCCCTCCCTGGTGACGCCCATCTCTGATAAGAGGCGTGTGGGTACCCTGGTGGTGTGTGACTATGTCCTCATCCTTGGCTTCTACGGCCTGCTCTCCTTCACAGCCATCTTCTGCTTCGACAGCTCCCTGCTGCACGACATGTACACCCTCAACTTCACTGACAACTGTGACGTGCTGGACATCCCCGCTTTGCGCTACTTCCTGGGCCTCTTCCCCATCTTCACCATCAGCACCAACTTCCCCATCATCGCAGTCACGCTGCGCAACAACTGGAAGACCCTCTTCCACCGCGACGGGGGCACCTACCCCTGGGTGGTTGACCGCATCGTCTTCCCCCTCATCACCCTGGTGCCGCCCATCATCGTGGCCTTCTGCACCCACAACCTGGAGTCCCTGGTGGGCATCACGGGCGCCTACGCTGGCACGGGCATCCAGTACGTCATCCCCGCCCTGCTGGTGTACTATGGCCGGCGCCACCTGGTGCCTATGCTGGGCACGGACGAGGTCAACAAGCACCGGTCCCCGTTCCGCCACACCTTCTGGGTGTGGTTCGTAGTGGTGTGGGCTACCTTCTGCCTCATGTTTGTCACAGCCAACATCATCCTGGAGGACACCAAGAAATGaggacactgactgactgtgaaaGACCGGTTTCTCTGTGTGAGTGTCTTGTATTTCTTATTCTCTATACCTGAGGCCTTCCAGAACTTGGTACAGGTCGGACGGTGTGCCTTTTTATGCTGCTCTTGTAGCATGGGGAACCCTTTTAATTACAGTGgtaatcagcagttgaaacaattaTAAAGTGTCCTCCCCGCccctgtttcagtaaaaagcttgaagatgggactggagaaatgtaaccattaTCAAATTCATAGACCAAGCTATGCATGCAAGGACTAGCgttccatgatatcaaaatga encodes the following:
- the LOC139565267 gene encoding transmembrane protein 104-like isoform X2 — encoded protein: MAGGITETGELYSPYVGLVYMFNLIVGTGALTMPKAFAQAGWAVSLALISFLAFMSYMTTTFVIEAMAAANAQLCWKRREQEEVQDCDCTSDYSDDDVRGRSEPETRPILSVLGVNMFYICMVVYLYGDLAIYAAAVPISLMEVACGNHSCSAGSVKYDDTDLCWGPVTRKDAYKVFLSIFTVMLGPFVFFDAQKTKYLQILTSLMRWIAFTMMIILALIRIGKGRGEGHPRIAQISGVPNLFGVCVYSFMCQHSLPSLVTPISDKRRVGTLVVCDYVLILGFYGLLSFTAIFCFDSSLLHDMYTLNFTDNCDVLDIPALRYFLGLFPIFTISTNFPIIAVTLRNNWKTLFHRDGGTYPWVVDRIVFPLITLVPPIIVAFCTHNLESLVGITGAYAGTGIQYVIPALLVYYGRRHLVPMLGTDEVNKHRSPFRHTFWVWFVVVWATFCLMFVTANIILEDTKK
- the LOC139565267 gene encoding transmembrane protein 104-like isoform X1: MAGGITETGELYSPYVGLVYMFNLIVGTGALTMPKAFAQAGWAVSLALISFLAFMSYMTTTFVIEAMAAANAQLCWKRREQEEVQDCDCTSDYSDDDVRGRSEPETRPILSVQRTGGGHVDHFDIVERVEMGQMASMFFNKVGVNMFYICMVVYLYGDLAIYAAAVPISLMEVACGNHSCSAGSVKYDDTDLCWGPVTRKDAYKVFLSIFTVMLGPFVFFDAQKTKYLQILTSLMRWIAFTMMIILALIRIGKGRGEGHPRIAQISGVPNLFGVCVYSFMCQHSLPSLVTPISDKRRVGTLVVCDYVLILGFYGLLSFTAIFCFDSSLLHDMYTLNFTDNCDVLDIPALRYFLGLFPIFTISTNFPIIAVTLRNNWKTLFHRDGGTYPWVVDRIVFPLITLVPPIIVAFCTHNLESLVGITGAYAGTGIQYVIPALLVYYGRRHLVPMLGTDEVNKHRSPFRHTFWVWFVVVWATFCLMFVTANIILEDTKK